One stretch of Arachis hypogaea cultivar Tifrunner chromosome 20, arahy.Tifrunner.gnm2.J5K5, whole genome shotgun sequence DNA includes these proteins:
- the LOC112786584 gene encoding cyclin-SDS-like: MTTTLRRSKRKHNLEPAPKITGKKLRSNLPRRRRCQISPVVIVSTRFNASRENPCFSGKSMDSDSCSDDFAGGEASCNSSRASAVFAGNGGCSKSSEKLQCEISRNRRFGKQNESEVSESSCVDSNDRVRERSRSLILKFRSEKERRNDEFSEACTKSEITCEDAKSGNRNLKASSETKNNHDVVSFSSSGARATSFEEGKSISICKINRESELEFSQGSRNHREDDSNCVDLIAKSKINQSTNSSDLNCTEQLRFSYSNEDEDDEDDESEYYSSQGTVLSDLRSEMFSFPECSELELSDYTPSLFIDSGSQFSQGSVGETPSPTHSLFLQFRNEFTTLIITSPFNNNSSSVKDEVVPIHSKFVKFDDLDEEESYLMLRERERKQVLLWNYTDSYFSTTEFGDLVIQQRSQMVHWIVEVSFFFVLFFGITLMLFEVLNIISEKFEKQFRGDDHYVLNSVIQSYRKQLRQETMFLGVSLLDRFLSKGYFKVKRNLQIVGIACLTLATRIEENQQYSRVEQKNFYIGSNVYSRCEVVAMEWVVQEVLKFQCFIPTIYNFLWFYLKAAKVNAAVERRVKSLAVLVLSAEEQLCYWPSTVAAAIVILACLEVDQNAFHRVIGMHVRSKDENLHECMQVW, translated from the exons ATGACAACCACACTCAGAAGATCGAAGCGTAAGCATAATCTTGAGCCAGCACCAAAAATCACTGGAAAGAAGCTTCGGTCAAACCTCCCTCGCCGGCGACGGTGCCAGATCTCACCGGTGGTTATTGTTTCCACTAGATTCAATGCTTCCAGAGAAAATCCTTGTTTCTCCGGAAAATCAATGGATTCTGATTCTTGCTCTGACGACTTTGCCGGCGGCGAAGCTTCGTGTAACTCGAGCAGAGCTTCCGCTGTTTTCGCCGGAAATGGAGGTTGCTCCAAATCGAGCGAGAAATTGCAATGCGAAATATCGAGAAATCGAAGATTCGGGAAGCAAAATGAAAGTGAAGTGTCGGAGTCTTCGTGTGTGGACTCCAATGACAGAGTTCGCGAACGGAGCAGGAGCTTGATTCTGAAGTTCAGAAGTGAAAAGGAGAGACGAAACGATGAATTCTCCGAAGCATGCACGAAATCTGAGATCACTTGCGAGGATGCAAAGTCCGGTAACCGAAATTTGAAAGCGTCGTCGGAAACGAAGAACAATCACGACGTCGTTTCGTTTAGCTCCTCTGGTGCTCGTGCGACGTCGTTTGAGGAGGGAAAGAGCATATCAATCTGCAAGATAAACAGAGAATCGGAATTAGAATTCTCTCAAGGTTCGAGAAACCACCGCGAGGATGATAGTAACTGTGTTGATTTGATAGCAAAATCGAAGATCAATCAAAGTACGAATAGCTCCGATCTCAATTGCACGGAGCAATTGCGATTCTCATATTCCAACGAAGACGAAGATGACGAAGACGATGAGTCAGAGTACTATTCGAGTCAGGGAACTGTGCTCTCCGATCTTCGCTCAGAGATGTTCAGCTTCCCTGAGTGTTCAGAACTTGAGCTTTCTGATTACACTCCGTCGCTATTCATTGATTCAGGAAGCCAATTCTCGCAGGGATCCGTTGGTGAAACTCCTTCTCCAACTCACTCGTTATTTCTTCAGTTCCGTAACGAGTTCACCACGCTAATTATAACTTCTCCATTCAACAATAATTCTTCCAGCGTCAAAGATGAGGTCGTTCCTATTCATTCCAAG TTTGTGAAGTTCGATGATTTGGACGAAGAAGAAAGCTACCTGATgctgagagagagggagaggaagcAAGTTCTTCTGTGGAATTATACAGATAGCTATTTTTCTACCACTGAATTCGGGGACCTCGTGATTCAGCAACGCTCTCAAATGGTACACTGGATCGTTgaggttagttttttttttgttttgttttttggtaTTACACTTATgttatttgaagttttgaacatCATATCTGAAaa ATTTGAAAAACAGTTCCGTGGTGATGATCAttatgttcttaattctgttatc CAATCTTATCGAAAACAGCTTCGGCAAGAGACGATGTTTCTTGGAGTCAGCCTCCTTGACCGTTTCTTAAGCAAAGGATATTTTAAAGTCAAGAGAAACCTTCAGATTGTTGGGATCGCTTGCCTCACGTTAGCCACGAGGATCGAAGAAAACCAGCAATATAGCAG AGTGGAGCAAAAGAATTTTTATATTGGAAGTAATGTGTACAGTAGATGCGAGGTGGTTGCTATGGAATGGGTGGTGCAGGAAGTGCTTAAGTTCCAGTGTTTCATTCCGACCATCTACAACTTCTTGTG GTTCTACTTAAAAGCTGCTAAAGTTAATGCAGCTGTGGAGAGGAGGGTCAAGTCGCTGGCAGTTCTGGTACTATCAGCTGAGGAGCAGCTATGCTACTGGCCCTCAACAGTTGCTGCAGCAATTGTAATCCTGGCTTGTCTCGAAGTGGATCAAAATGCCTTCCACAGAGTCATAGGG ATGCACGTAAGATCAAAAGATGAGAATTTGCATGAATGCATGCAGGTATGGTAA
- the LOC112784903 gene encoding binding partner of ACD11 1 isoform X2 produces the protein MSAPVDHTNEKVEAVPSSTSPHNWSPHFSNVRTVKVSNISLTTSTMDIGEFFSFSGEIQYIEMQRENDHTQVAYVTFKETQGAETAVLLTGSKIGDLYVTITPVENYQLPPEALASTVTDQTPTTVMKAEDVMSTMLAKGFILGKDAITKAKAFDERHNLSSNASSTVASIDRKIGLSDKLSIGTAIVNEKMRDLDERYRVSEKTKSAYAVAEQKASVAGSAIMSNHYVLTGASWFSSAFSAIAKAAEDVSTKTKEKVEQAEVQKKEAIINERKGTVDEFAKMHLESDAGPAIVPVNSGDDSKHRVL, from the exons ATGTCG GCCCCTGTGGACCATACCAATGAAAAAGTTGAAGCGGTTCCCTCCTCTACATCTCCACATAATTGGAGTCCTCATTTTTCAAAC GTACGAACAGTTAAGGTTAGCAACATATCACTAACTACTAGCACAATGGATATAGGAGAATTCTTCTCATTTTCAGGTGAAATTCAATACATAGAGATGCAAAG GGAAAATGATCATACCCAGGTTGCTTATGTTACCTTTAAGGAGACACAGGGAGCAGAAACAGCAGTTCTCTTGACG GGTTCCAAGATTGGTGATCTATATGTCACAATCACACCGGTGGAGAACTATCAGCTGCCCCCTGAAGCTCTTGCCTCAACTGTG ACAGACCAAACTCCTACCACAGTTATGAAGGCTGAAGACGTGATGAGCACGATGCTTGCCAAGGGTTTCATCTTAGGAAAGGATGCAATCACGAAGGCAAAAGCCTTCGATGAACGTCATAACTTGTCCTCAAATGCTTCTTCCACTGTTGCTTCCATTGATCGTAAGATTGGTCTAAGTGATAAATTAAGCATTGGAACAGCTATTGTAAATGAAAAGATGAGAGATCTGGACGAAAGATATCGCGTCTCTGAAAAGACAAAGTCTGCTTATGCTGTTGCTGAGCAAAAGGCTAGTGTTGCTGGATCTGCTATCATGAGCAATCATTATGTATTAACTGGAGCTTCATGGTTCTCAAGTGCCTTTTCTGCTATAGCTAAGGCAGCAGAGGATGTTAGCACAAAGACCAAAGAGAAGGTTGAGCAAGCCGAGGTGCAAAAGAAAGAAGCCATTATCAATGAAAGGAAAGGAACTGTTGATGAGTTTGCAAAGATGCACTTGGAGTCGGATGCTGGCCCTGCAATAGTTCCTGTTAATTCTGGTGATGACAGTAAGCACAGGGTTCTATAA
- the LOC112784903 gene encoding binding partner of ACD11 1 isoform X1, with translation MSLEILATHSSSVFVAPVDHTNEKVEAVPSSTSPHNWSPHFSNVRTVKVSNISLTTSTMDIGEFFSFSGEIQYIEMQRENDHTQVAYVTFKETQGAETAVLLTGSKIGDLYVTITPVENYQLPPEALASTVTDQTPTTVMKAEDVMSTMLAKGFILGKDAITKAKAFDERHNLSSNASSTVASIDRKIGLSDKLSIGTAIVNEKMRDLDERYRVSEKTKSAYAVAEQKASVAGSAIMSNHYVLTGASWFSSAFSAIAKAAEDVSTKTKEKVEQAEVQKKEAIINERKGTVDEFAKMHLESDAGPAIVPVNSGDDSKHRVL, from the exons ATGTCG CTGGAGATATTGGCCACTCACAGCAGCTCTgtttttgtg GCCCCTGTGGACCATACCAATGAAAAAGTTGAAGCGGTTCCCTCCTCTACATCTCCACATAATTGGAGTCCTCATTTTTCAAAC GTACGAACAGTTAAGGTTAGCAACATATCACTAACTACTAGCACAATGGATATAGGAGAATTCTTCTCATTTTCAGGTGAAATTCAATACATAGAGATGCAAAG GGAAAATGATCATACCCAGGTTGCTTATGTTACCTTTAAGGAGACACAGGGAGCAGAAACAGCAGTTCTCTTGACG GGTTCCAAGATTGGTGATCTATATGTCACAATCACACCGGTGGAGAACTATCAGCTGCCCCCTGAAGCTCTTGCCTCAACTGTG ACAGACCAAACTCCTACCACAGTTATGAAGGCTGAAGACGTGATGAGCACGATGCTTGCCAAGGGTTTCATCTTAGGAAAGGATGCAATCACGAAGGCAAAAGCCTTCGATGAACGTCATAACTTGTCCTCAAATGCTTCTTCCACTGTTGCTTCCATTGATCGTAAGATTGGTCTAAGTGATAAATTAAGCATTGGAACAGCTATTGTAAATGAAAAGATGAGAGATCTGGACGAAAGATATCGCGTCTCTGAAAAGACAAAGTCTGCTTATGCTGTTGCTGAGCAAAAGGCTAGTGTTGCTGGATCTGCTATCATGAGCAATCATTATGTATTAACTGGAGCTTCATGGTTCTCAAGTGCCTTTTCTGCTATAGCTAAGGCAGCAGAGGATGTTAGCACAAAGACCAAAGAGAAGGTTGAGCAAGCCGAGGTGCAAAAGAAAGAAGCCATTATCAATGAAAGGAAAGGAACTGTTGATGAGTTTGCAAAGATGCACTTGGAGTCGGATGCTGGCCCTGCAATAGTTCCTGTTAATTCTGGTGATGACAGTAAGCACAGGGTTCTATAA
- the LOC112784473 gene encoding protein sym-1 produces MASVAHKSLLLRRAFTTLSSRPPQPPPLPSRIFLQPTQSLTSTCSLPHFKPQFRSCTSRLSALPDNASGGPRGPRGPNSGSGGGGGGGEGGEGAGGEDKWSFLSWYLALLEKYPVAVKAITSAILTLIGDLICQLVIDQSQSIDLKRTFIFTLLGFILVGPTLHFWYLYLSKLVTLPGASGVLLRLVIDQFLFAPTFIGVFLATLVTLEGGPSQAVSKLKQEWFSSVVANWQLWIPFQFLNFRFVPQQFQVLAANVISLVWNVILSFKAHKEVPTK; encoded by the exons ATGGCGTCAGTGGCACACAAGTCCCTACTCTTGAGGCGTGCCTTCACCACTCTCTCATCTCGACCGCCACAACCACCTCCTCTTCCTTCTCGAATATTCCTTCAACCAACCCAATCTCTCACCTCCACCTGCTCCCTCCCTCACTTCAAACCTCAATTCCGCTCCTGCACTTCCCGCCTCTCTGCGTTACCCGACAACGCTTCCGGCGGGCCACGTGGCCCTCGCGGCCCCAATTCCGGCTCCGGCGGAGGTggcggaggaggagaaggaggagaaggagcagGTGGAGAAGATAAGTGGTCCTTCTTGTCATG GTATTTGGCTCTTCTTGAAAAATACCCTGTTGCAGTAAAAGCTATAACATCTGCAATTTTGACATTAATTGGAGATTTGATTTGCCAG CTTGTAATAGACCAATCGCAGTCTATAGACTTGAAGAGGACATTCATTTTCACTCTGCTTGGTTTTATCTTAGTAGGTCCAACACTGCATTTCTG GTACTTGTATCTGAGTAAACTGGTTACACTACCTGGAGCATCAGGTGTACTATTGCGGCTTGTAATTGATCAG TTCTTATTTGCTCCCACATTTATTGGGGTTTTCTTAGCTACATTGGTGACACTTGAGGGAGGGCCATCACAAGCTGTATCCAAACTTAAACAG GAGTGGTTTTCATCTGTTGTGGCAAATTGGCAATTATGGATACCTTTTCAATTTCTCAACTTCAGATTTGTTCCACAGCAATTCCAG GTTCTTGCTGCTAATGTTATATCTTTGGTATGGAACGTTATTCTCTCATTTAAGGCACACAAAGAAGTTCCTACAAAATAG
- the LOC112783437 gene encoding G-type lectin S-receptor-like serine/threonine-protein kinase At1g34300, translated as MSLTTFSSSSSFFFFFIINFIFLFNLHPSIAQSQNQRVTFSSFNSSDSPWSPTQNKFLISPNRNFTAGFFPLPNSPNHFTFSVSFAKVPQSSNPIVWNATSTNLTSKSSLQITTNNQILLNGLPLFVNPNRSSSSQSNNASTIQLVLTDDGNLKFGDSNSFDDATNTILPNQDVNSTELVSNNGRFKFVNSSFLVLASNNEQYYTTPSPFLNMDNLGMMNMQGNSFLTSDYGDNRFRKLVLDDDGNLKIYSFYPEENNQWKVVWRAIWEMCHVKGRCGSYAICVTSDGLNVTTTSCVCPTGFAANNGVPDRGCTRKKPLSKNTGFIRLDYVNYTVSGDGSTMNQLSGSQNFSVCEATCKTNPNCLGFGFKYDGSGFCVPLIGKELQYGYWSPGTETALFIKVDESESEESSNFVGLTEVMQTSCPVRISLPLPPKDSNATTRNIIIICTLFAAELISGVAFFWSFLKRYIKYRDMATTLGLELLPAGGPKRFTYSELKAATNDFSNLIGRGGFGAVYRGELPDHRVVAVKVLKNVSGGDAEFWAEVTIIARMHHLNLVRLWGFCAEKGQRILVYEYIPGGSLDKYLFRLNNSKKGDSNTQQEKPILDWNMRYRIALGVARSIAYLHEECLEWVLHCDIKPENILLGDDFCPKISDFGLAKLRKKEDMVTMSKRRGTPGYMAPEWITADPITSKADVYSFGMVLLELVSGVRNFESPESMVRSDEWYFPGWAFDKMFKEMRVEDILDGHIREMYDTRAHFEMVNRMVKTAMWCLQDRPELRPTMGKVAKMLEGTVEITDPKKPTVFFLGEE; from the exons ATGTCTCTAACCAcattctcttcctcctcctccttcttcttcttcttcatcatcaatttcatcttcctcttcaatcTTCACCCTTCAATTGCACAAAGCCAAAACCAACGAGTAACCTTCTCTTCATTCAACAGCTCAGACTCTCCATGGAGTCCAACTCAGAACAAATTCCTTATCTCACCAAACAGAAACTTCACTGCTGGCTTCTTCCCCCTTCCGAATTCCCCAAACCACTTCACCTTCTCCGTTTCGTTCGCCAAAGTTCCCCAATCTTCAAACCCTATCGTTTGGAACGCCACATCCACCAACCTCACCTCCAAATCTTCGCTTCAAATCACCACCAATAATCAAATCCTCCTCAACGGTCTCCCATTATTTGTTAACCCTAACCGCTCATCTTCTTCCCAATCGAACAACGCATCAACGATTCAACTCGTTCTCACCGACGACGGAAACTTGAAATTCGGAGATTCGAACAGCTTCGATGACGCTACCAACACTATCCTTCCCAATCAAGACGTCAACTCAACCGAGCTTGTATCTAACAACGGGAGATTCAAGTTCGTTAACTCTTCGTTTCTTGTTCTTGCTTCGAACAACGAGCAATACTACACGACGCCGAGTCCGTTCTTGAACATGGATAATTTGGGGATGATGAATATGCAAGGTAACTCGTTCCTCACCTCGGATTACGGTGACAACAGGTTCCGGAAACTGGTGCTCGATGACGATGGGAATCTAAAGATCTATAGCTTCTATCCTGAAGAGAATAATCAGTGGAAGGTTGTGTGGAGAGCGATATGGGAAATGTGCCATGTCAAAGGAAG gtGCGGTTCTTATGCTATTTGCGTAACAAGTGATGGTTTGAACGTGACTACCACTTCTTGTGTTTGCCCCACCGGGTTCGCCGCAAACAACGGTGTTCCCGACCGTGGCTGCACACGGAAGAAACCACTCTCCAAGAACACCGGCTTCATCAGGCTCGATTACGTGAACTACACAGTCTCCGGCGACGGCAGCACCATGAACCAGTTAAGCGGCTCCCAGAATTTCTCTGTCTGCGAAGCCACCTGCAAAACAAACCCCAACTGCTTGGGATTCGGATTCAAGTACGACGGATCAGGTTTCTGCGTTCCGCTAATCGGTAAAGAGCTTCAATACGGTTACTGGTCACCGGGCACCGAGACCGCGTTGTTCATCAAAGTAGATGAATCAGAATCAGAAGAAAGCTCCAATTTCGTTGGGCTGACGGAGGTTATGCAAACGAGTTGCCCGGTGAGGATAAGCCTGCCGCTGCCACCGAAGGACTCGAACGCCACCACGAGGAACATCATCATAATCTGCACGCTATTTGCGGCAGAGCTTATTTCTGGTGTGGCTTTCTTCTGGTCTTTCTTAAAGAGATACATCAAATACAGGGACATGGCCACTACTTTAGGCCTTGAACTCTTACCTGCTGGTGGCCCCAAAAG GTTCACTTACTCTGAGCTCAAGGCCGCAACCAATGATTTTTCCAACCTCATTGGAAGAGGTGGATTTGGGGCGGTTTACCGAGGCGAGTTGCCAGACCACCGCGTCGTCGCTGTCAAAGTCTTGAAAAACGTTTCAGGTGGCGACGCGGAGTTCTGGGCCGAGGTGACCATCATTGCCAGAATGCACCACCTCAATTTGGTTCGACTATGGGGATTCTGTGCGGAGAAAGGACAAAGAATTCTCGTGTACGAGTACATCCCTGGTGGCTCATTGGACAAGTACCTCTTCAGGTTGAACAATTCTAAAAAAGGCGACTCAAATACACAGCAAGAGAAGCCTATTTTGGATTGGAATATGAGGTATAGAATTGCTCTTGGTGTAGCCAGATCTATTGCATATTTGCATGAAGAGTGTTTGGAATGGGTTCTACACTGCGACATCAAACCCGAAAATATTCTTCTAGGCGATGACTTTTGTCCTAAGATATCGGATTTTGGACTCGCTAAGTTAAGGAAAAAAGAGGATATGGTAACAATGTCCAAGAGGAGGGGTACTCCGGGATACATGGCTCCTGAATGGATTACTGCGGATCCAATAACATCAAAGGCTGATGTATATAGTTTCGGAATGGTGTTGTTGGAGCTTGTGAGTGGAGTTAGAAACTTTGAGAGTCCTGAGTCTATGGTTAGAAGTGATGAGTGGTACTTTCCAGGTTGGGCTTTCGATAAGATGTTCAAGGAAATGAGGGTCGAGGACATTCTTGATGGTCATATTAGGGAAATGTATGATACAAGGGCCCATTTTGAAATGGTTAATAGGATGGTGAAGACTGCTATGTGGTGCCTTCAGGATAGGCCTGAGTTGAGGCCTACAATGGGGAAAGTGGCTAAGATGTTGGAAGGAACTGTGGAGATTACTGATCCCAAGAAGCCCACCGTGTTCTTCCTTGGGGAAGAGTAG